In Corylus avellana chromosome ca2, CavTom2PMs-1.0, the following proteins share a genomic window:
- the LOC132171102 gene encoding uncharacterized protein LOC132171102, whose product MDFQNKRLQLLLSIAGIIVLGFAAEKCRQLVGEDASSQSGKFTILNCFDMGSGSVACGVKEGVKLYVYNIRAAHVEKARHLAIEAALVDALSQGMSAKEAAIQAQKEGAKAAKLVTRQAKRIIGPIISSGWDFFEAIYYGGTITEGFLRGTGTLFGAYAGGFVGEQRLGKFGYLVGSHLGSWVGGRIGLMVYDVVNGVHYLLQFVQTEESVVRETPAYDNSEEDSYAAYEAPSYVSSEESENSNVYETPVYESSETPEDSELW is encoded by the exons ATGGATTTTCAGAACAAGCGTCTTCAGCTTCTGCTCTCTATCGCCGGTATCATCGTTCTCGGCTTCGCAG CTGAAAAATGTCGGCAGCTAGTTGGGGAAGATGCTTCATCTCAGAGCGGGAAGTTCACGATCTTGAACTGTTTTGATATGGGCTCTGGATCTGTAGCATGCGGTGTGAAGGAGGGTGTGAAGCTGTACGTCTACAACATCCGTGCTGCACATGTTGAAAAAGCGAGGCATCTTGCAATTGAGGCTGCCTTAGTTGATGCTTTGTCACAGGGGATGTCTGCTAAAGAAGCAGCCATTCAAGCACAGAAAGAAGGTGCAAAGGCTGCAAAGTTGGTAACCCGGCAAGCCAAGCGCATTATAGGCCCCATTATCTCTTCTGGATGGGACTTCTTTGAAGCCATATACTATGGCGGTACCATAACGGAAGGTTTCCTCAGAGGTACTGGAACACTGTTTGGCGCCTATGCTGGTGGTTTCGTTGGAGAGCAAAGGCTTGGGAAGTTTGGCTACCTTGTGGGAAGTCATTTGGGCAGTTGGGTTGGAGGTAGAATAGGACTTATggtatatgatgtggttaatgGAGTGCATTACTTGCTTCAATTTGTTCAAACTGAGGAAAGTGTAGTTCGCGAAACGCCAGCTTATGATAATTCTGAAGAGGATTCCTATGCTGCTTATGAGGCTCCTTCATATGTTAGTTCTGAAGAATCTGAAAATTCCAATGTTTATGAAACTCCTGTCTATGAGAGCTCTGAAACACCTGAAGATTCTGAACTGTGGTGA
- the LOC132170911 gene encoding pentatricopeptide repeat-containing protein At1g09820: MHRRSKLFQGNFLHGIFPRNKQILRSVCSSDSTATIPTSDSLNIPFLSDLISKQHWSELKTHLKTTNPTTLLRQLLNSEAEPEITLRYFNWSQKELTLSHPLELSCRLLYSLANAKKYSKIRAVLNNFVTNENLHSNSSIFHALSMCGNKFCANSLIVDMLVLAYVRNSKTHLGFEAFKRAGDYGFRLSVSSCNPLLSALVKESATGDVEYVFKEMMRRRIEPNVITFNVVVNGLCKVGKLNKAGDVIEDMKAWGISPNVVTYNTLIDGYCKMGRVGKMYKADAFLKEMVANKICPNEVTYNILIDGFCKDENVSAAKKVFEELQRQGLKPNVLTYNSLINGLCCDGKPDEAIGLRDEMLGLGLKPNVVTYNVLINGFCKKKMINEARELFDDIRGKQFAPNAITFNTLIDAYCKNGMMEEAFVLQTSMLEKGIFPLASTYNCLIGGLCRKGDIEAARKLIIEMEHKGLRADLVTYNILIDSLCRKGESRKAAKLLNVMFKLGLSPSHVTYNTLMDGYCTEGNLKAALNLRMQMEKEGKRANVVTYNVLIKGFCKKDKLKDANGLLNEMLERGLIPNRTTYEVVREEMMEKGFIPDIEGHLYNVSISS, encoded by the coding sequence ATGCATCGAAGATCCAAGCTCTTTCAGGGAAATTTTTTACATGGAATTTTCCCGAGAAACAAACAGATCCTTAGGTCTGTCTGTTCTTCAGACTCCACTGCAACAATACCCACCTCAGACTCCCTCAACATCCCATTTCTCTCAGACCTCATATCAAAGCAACACTGGTCAGAGCTGAAGACCCATCTCAAAACCACAAACCCCACCACGCTTCTCCGCCAGTTGCTGAACTCAGAGGCCGAACCAGAGATCACCCTCAGGTACTTTAACTGGTCCCAGAAGGAGCTCACACTCTCACACCCTCTTGAACTCTCTTGTAGGCTCTTATATTCACTGGCCAATGCCAAAAAGTACTCAAAAATCAGGGCTGTCCTAAACAATTTTGTTACAAATGAGAACTTGCATTCGAATTCTTCGATTTTTCATGCGCTTTCTATGTGTGGCAATAAGTTTTGTGCTAATTCTTTAATAGTTGATATGTTAGTCTTAGCGTATGTGAGAAATTCGAAGACCCATTTGGGTTTTGAGGCGTTTAAGCGAGCTGGGGATTACGGGTTCAGATTATCCGTGTCCTCGTGTAACCCATTATTGAGTGCTTTGGTGAAGGAGAGTGCAACTGGGGATGTGGAGTATGTGTTTAAGGAGATGATGAGAAGGAGGATTGAGCCCAATGTGATTACGTTTAATGTTGTAGTTAATGGGTTATGTAAGGTTGGGAAGTTGAATAAGGCTGGGGATGTTATCGAGGACATGAAGGCGTGGGGGATTTCACCAAATGTAGTTACATATAATACTCTCATTGATGGGTATTGCAAGATGGGTAGGGTGGGAAAGATGTATAAGGCTGATGCCTTTTTGAAGGAGATGGTGGCGAATAAAATTTGCCCGAATGAGGTTACTTATAACATTTTGATTGATGGGTTCTGTAAGGATGAGAATGTATCGGCTGCAAAAAAGGTGTTTGAGGAATTGCAGAGGCAGGGCTTGAAACCCAATGTGCTCACGTATAACTCGCTAATTAATGGGCTGTGTTGCGACGGGAAGCCTGACGAGGCCATTGGCTTGCGGGATGAAATGTTGGGCTTGGGTTTGAAGCCGAATGTTGTAACTTATAATGTGCTTATAAATGGGTTTTGTAAGAAGAAGATGATAAATGAAGCTAGAGAGTTGTTTGATGATATAAGGGGAAAACAGTTTGCTCCTAATGCTATAACATTTAATACATTGATTGATGCTTATTGTAAGAATGGGATGATGGAGGAAGCATTTGTGCTGCAAACTTCAATGTTAGAGAAGGGGATTTTCCCCCTCGCTTCAACCTATAATTGCTTAATTGGCGGCTTGTGTAGAAAGGGGGATATAGAAGCAGCCAGGAAGCTTATAATTGAAATGGAGCATAAGGGACTCAGAGCTGATCTTGTAACATATAATATCTTGATAGATTCATTATGCAGGAAAGGGGAGTCAAGAAAGGCAGCAAAACTCTTGAATGTGATGTTTAAGTTGGGTTTGAGCCCGAGTCACGTGACATACAATACTTTGATGGATGGCTATTGTACAGAAGGTAACCTCAAGGCAGCCTTAAATTTGAGGATGCAGATGGAGAAGGAAGGGAAGCGTGCAAATGTGGTGACCTATAATGTGCTGATTAAAGGTTTTTGTAAGAAGGACAAGCTAAAAGATGCAAATGGGCTTCTTAATGAGATGTTGGAAAGGGGTTTGATCCCAAATCGGACTACTTATGAGGTGGTAAGAGAGGAAATGATGGAGAAAGGTTTTATTCCTGACATAGAAGGGCATCTGTATAATGTGTCTATCAGCTCTTGA
- the LOC132171266 gene encoding lon protease homolog 1, mitochondrial: MLKLLSSSSALHGKLHILPALRPRSAEWTSPLLRVLSCLGGLTQRSLNSVGPRAFFCSDSSGDGSDQVVHIEVKAAESDAEEAEPKSSSAIVSTYPRPEDYLTVLALPLQHRPLFPGFYMPISVKDRKVLAALHESRKRQAPYAGAFLLKDEPGTDPSVVSGSESEKNIYELKGKDLLNRLHEVGTLAQISSIQGDQVVLIGHRRLRITEMASEDPLTVKVDHLKDKPYNKDDDIIKATSFEVITTLRDVLKTSSLWRDHVQTYTQHIGDFNFPRLADFGAAISGANKLQCQLVLEELDVYKRLKLTLELVKKEMEISKIQESIAKAIEEKISGEQRRYLLNEQLKAIKKELGLETDDKTALSAKFRERLEPNREKCPPHVMQVIEEELTKLQLLEASSSEFNVTRNYLDWLTALPWGNYSDENFDVLRAHKILDEDHYGLADVKERILEFIAVGKLRGTSQGKIICLSGPPGVGKTSIGRSIARALNRKFFRFSVGGLSDVAEIKGHRRTYIGAMPGKMVQCLKNVGTANPLVLIDEIDKLGRGHAGDPASAMLELLDPEQNANFLDHYLDVPIDLSKVLFVCTANVVEMIPNPLLDRMEVIAIAGYITDEKMHIARDFLEKTTREACGIKPEQVEVTDAALLALIENYCREAGVRNLQKHIEKIYRKIALQLVRQRESNEPAVAGVQVAEPDEAEVVGSETIADPVEHSSHGQTTETSVEAGTVATDLPADQSQCPAAQPSDSEDAAETKEIQESEATKTNEKVLVEESNLSDFVGKPVFHAERIYDQTPVGVVMGLAWTAMGGSTLYIETSQVEQGEGKGALHLTGQLGDVMKESAQIAHTVARRILLEKEPDSLYFANSKLHLHVPSGATPKDGPSAGCTMITSLLSLALKKPIKRDLAMTGEVTLTGKILPIGGVKEKTIAARRSDVKTIIFPSANRRDFDELAANVKEGLDVHFVEDYGQIFDLAFGYDQNTGK, encoded by the exons ATGTTGAAGCTCCTCTCCTCCTCCTCGGCCCTCCACGGCAAGCTCCACATCCTACCAGCGCTCCGACCCAGGTCCGCCGAATGGACTAGTCCGCTGCTCAGGGTGCTGAGTTGTCTCGGGGGACTGACTCAAAGAAGCCTCAATTCGGTGGGTCCGAGAGCGTTCTTCTGCTCGGACTCTTCGGGCGACGGGTCGGACCAGGTGGTCCACATCGAGGTCAAGGCGGCCGAGTCCGACGCCGAGGAGGCCGAGCCCAAGTCATCCTCGGCCATCGTGTCCACGTATCCGAGGCCCGAGGACTACCTCACG GTTTTGGCATTACCGTTGCAACATAGACCACTTTTCCCGGGATTCTACATGCCAATTTCTGTCAAG GATCGTAAAGTATTAGCAGCTTTACATGAAAGTCGAAAACGGCAAGCCCCATATGCTGGTGCTTTCCTTCTTAAAGATGAGCCAGGGACTGATCCCAGCGTGGTATCTGGTTCTGAATCCGAGAAAAACATATATGAATTGAAGGGAAAAGATTTGTTGAATCGTCTTCATGAAGTTGGTACACTTGCCCAG ATTTCAAGTATACAAGGTGATCAAGTAGTCCTTATTGGTCATAGACGGCTTCGAATCACAGAAATG GCTAGTGAGGATCCGCTTACTGTGAAAGTCGATCATCTCAAG GATAAACCATATAACAAGGATGATGACATCATAAAGGCAACATCATTTGAGGTTATAACAACCTTAAGAGATGTCCTGAAGACTAGTTCCCTTTGGAGAGATCATGTTCAAACTTACACTCAG CATATAGGTGATTTTAATTTTCCAAGGTTAGCAGATTTTGGAGCTGCCATATCTGGTGCGAACAAATTGCAATGCCAGCTAGTGCTTGAAGAGTTAGAT GTGTATAAACGTTTAAAACTTACTCTTGAATTAGtgaagaaagaaatggaaatcAGCAAGATccag GAATCAATTGCGAAGGCAATTGAAGAAAAGATAAGTGGTGAACAGCGACGTTATTTGTTGAATGAACAGCTTAAGGCCATAAAGAAG GAATTGGGATTGGAGACGGATGACAAAACAGCACTTTCTG CAAAGTTTAGGGAAAGGCTTGAACCAAACAGGGAGAAATGCCCACCTCATGTTATGCAAGTTATAGAGGAGGAGCTAACGAAGCTTCAGCTTTTAGAAGCCAGTTCGAGTGAATTTAATGTAACACGTAACTATCTGGATTGGTTGACTGCTCTTCCTTGGGGAAATTATAG CGACGAGAACTTTGATGTCCTTCGGGCACATAAAATTCTTGATGAAGACCATTATGGATTAGCTGATGTAAAGGAAAGAATATTGGAATTCATAGCTGTTGGAAAACTCAGAGGAACCTCCCAAG GAAAAATAATCTGTCTCTCTGGACCACCTGGGGTGGGCAAAACCAGCATAGGTCGTTCAATTGCTCGTGCCTTGAACCGTAAGTTCTTCCGATTTTCCGTTGGAGGATTATCTGATGTTGCTGAAATCAAG GGACACCGCCGAACGTATATTGGTGCTATGCCAGGAAAGATGGTGCAGTGCCTTAAAAATGTAGGAACAGCTAATCCTCTTGTTCTGATTGATGAGATTGACAAG TTGGGAAGGGGACATGCTGGTGATCCAGCAAGTGCAATGTTGGAGCTTCTTGATCCTGAGCAGAATGCTAATTTTCTAGACCACTACCTTGATGTTCCAATTGACCTATCAAAG GTTCTGTTTGTCTGCACTGCAAATGTTGTGGAAATGATACCCAATCCTCTTTTGGATAGAATGGAGGTCATTGCTATTGCTGGATATATTACTGACGAGAAAATGCACATTGCAAGAGACTTTTTGGAGAAGACTACGCGTGAAGCATGTGGAATCAAACCTGAACAG GTTGAAGTGACCGATGCAGCTCTTCTTGCTCTGATAGAAAACTACTGCCGAGAAGCAGGAGTTCGGAATCTCCAGAAGCACATAGAAAAGATCTACCGCAAG ATAGCTCTCCAACTTGTTAGACAACGAGAGTCGAACGAACCGGCAGTTGCTGGAGTTCAGGTTGCAGAACCTGACGAAGCTGAAGTGGTTGGAAGTGAGACTATAGCTGACCCCGTAGAACATAGCAGCCATGGACAAACTACTGAAACCTCTGTAGAAGCTGGCACGGTGGCAACGGACCTCCCAGCTGATCAATCTCAGTGCCCTGCTGCTCAACCTTCGGATTCAGAG GATGCGGCAGAAACCAAAGAGATCCAGGAAAGTGAGGCAACCAAGACTAACGAGAAAGTTTTGGTCGAAGAATCAAACCTATCTGATTTCGTTGGAAAACCTGTTTTCCATGCTGAGCGTATCTATGATCAGACTCCAGTTGGAGTTGTGATGGGTCTTGCTTGGACTGCCATGGGGGGCTCCACCCTGTATATAGAGACCTCTCAAGTTGAACAAGGAGAGGGGAAAGGGGCCCTGCATCTCACCGGCCAACTTGGAGATGTTATGAAAGAAAGTGCTCAAATTGCTCACACGGTTGCCAGACGGATATTGCTTGAGAAAGAGCCAGATAGCCTTTACTTTGCAAATTCCAAGCTTCATCTTCATGTTCCTTCGGGGGCCACCCCTAAGGATGGGCCTAGTGCTGGTTGCACCATGATCACATCCTTGCTGTCTCTTGCGCTGAAGAAGCCTATCAAGAGGGATCTTGCAATGACTGGAGAAGTTACACTAACAGGGAAGATTCTTCCAATTGGTGGG GTTAAGGAGAAAACTATAGCAGCAAGAAGGAGCGACGTAAAGACCATCATATTCCCTTCAGCTAACAGGAGGGATTTTGATGAGCTTGCAGCTAATGTGAAAGAAGGTCTTGATGTTCACTTTGTAGAAGATTATGGTCAAATATTTGATTTGGCTTTCGGTTATGACCAGAATACAGGAAAATAA